The Corylus avellana chromosome ca8, CavTom2PMs-1.0 genome has a segment encoding these proteins:
- the LOC132190271 gene encoding uncharacterized protein LOC132190271, translated as MEGGGGGGAVSDKPEGGASYTYWVRDVREDAAPLPVPRKLTPDDILNSQPATLGSVWNSAGTWEEKNLNKWAADRIKELLVSAGSLEFPGGKAQISDVSKCVGDAFLVTVRSKKRVGYTYELTLKVKGEWTIKEEKKMVKGHIDIPEFSFGELDDLQMEVRLSEEKDLLQQEKSRVCQDLKLFLQPIREKLLQFEQELKDR; from the exons ATGGAGGGTGGAGGAGGAGGCGGAGCAGTGTCGGATAAACCAGAAGGAGGAGCGTCCTACACTTATTGGGTGAGGGACGTTAGGGAGGATGCGGCACCGCTCCCGGTTCCTCGCAAGCTCACCCCCGACGATATTCTCAACTCTCAGCCCGCCACCCTCGGCTCCGTTTGGAATTCG GCTGGAACTTGGGAGGAGAAAAACCTTAATAAGTGGGCAGCTGATAGAATCAAG GAGTTACTTGTATCGGCGGGGTCCTTGGAGTTCCCTGGTGGCAAAGCACAGATATCAGATGTGTCGAAATGTGTAGGAGAT GCATTCTTGGTGACTGTACGAAGCAAGAAACGAGTTGGCTACACCTATGAGTTAACATTGAAAGTCAAAG GGGAGTGGACAATcaaagaggagaagaagatggtcaAGGGCCATATAGATATACCGGAGTTCTCTTTTGGTGAGCTGGATGACTTGCAG atggAAGTTAGATTGAGTGAAGAGAAGGATCTTTTGCAACAAGAGAAGTCACGGGTTTGCCAGGATTTGAAGCTATTTCTGCAGCCTATTCGTGAAAAATTGCTTCAGTTTGAACAAGAACTCAAAGATAGATAG
- the LOC132189423 gene encoding uncharacterized protein LOC132189423, protein MEGGGGGGAVSDKPEGGASYTYWVRDVREDAAPLPVPRKLTPDDILNSQPATLGSVWNSAGTWEEKNLNKWAADRIKELLVSAGSLEFPGGKAQISDVSKCQ, encoded by the exons ATGGAGGGTGGAGGAGGAGGCGGAGCAGTGTCGGATAAACCAGAAGGAGGAGCGTCCTACACTTATTGGGTGAGGGACGTTAGGGAGGATGCGGCACCGCTCCCGGTTCCTCGCAAGCTCACCCCCGACGATATTCTCAACTCTCAGCCCGCCACCCTCGGCTCCGTTTGGAATTCG GCTGGAACTTGGGAGGAGAAAAACCTTAATAAGTGGGCAGCTGATAGAATCAAG GAGTTACTTGTATCGGCGGGGTCCTTGGAGTTCCCTGGTGGCAAAGCACAGATATCAGATGTGTCGAAAT GCCAGTAG